A window of Leptotrichia wadei contains these coding sequences:
- the ileS gene encoding isoleucine--tRNA ligase yields the protein MSENNNPEKVDYAKTLNLPKTSFKMKANLAQKEPLTLRDWKKAEIYEKSLNEGAPFFVLHDGPPYANGDIHIGHALNKILKDIILKYKRLRGYNAPYIPGWDTHGLPIEWKIMEELGEKAKNMTPLQIRQECKKYALKWVEKQKEGFKRLGILGNWDNPYITLRPEYEAEQLKVFKEIYENGYIYKGLKPVYWSPTTETALAEAEIEYKDVTSHSIYVKFEGEKDLADKLGVDEASILIWTTTPWTLPANLGVFLHPEFDYGLYKTEKGNLIVAKELAEDVFKTLDLSYELLKEFKGTELEYTHYKHPFLDRKGLVMNADYVTVDAGTGAVHTAPGHGADDYNYSLKYNIGILSPVDDKGQMTKEAGKYEGMFYAKASKAIVEDLTESGHMLYHTTFVHSYPHDWRSKKPVIFRATEQWFISIDESDIRENAIKALENVEFVPSWGKNRIGSMLETRPDWTISRQRVWGVPIPLFYNRATDEVIYEPEIMDRIIELVKKEGTDIWWKYEAKEIIGDELLEKYNLKDVDIRKERSIMDVWFDSGVSHRSVLVPRNLPRPADLYLEGSDQHRGWFQSSLLTSIASTKDAPYKRILTHGFTMDGQGRKMSKSLGNTILPKDITEKYGADILRLWVSSVDYREDVRISENILQQMSDAYRRIRNTARFLMGNLNDFDYANDKVDYKDMFEIDKWAMHKLEELKAKTTEFYDKYEFYSLFQEITYFCSMEMSSFYLDIVKDRLYCEGTTSIERRSTQTVLTEVLKVLVRIIAPVLSFTADEIWERIPETLKEEESVHLSKWIEARPEYLNKELAQKWDKIARLRREVNKKLEAERQNGLIGHSLDARVLLNIANDEYSFIKDYTENEVSDLFIVSQVKFVSDNLAESEIEGINIAVEKASGEKCERCWKYDEEVGHNHNHPDVCPRCASVLEKM from the coding sequence ATGTCAGAAAACAACAATCCAGAAAAAGTGGATTATGCAAAAACGCTTAATTTGCCAAAGACGAGCTTTAAAATGAAAGCTAATTTGGCACAAAAAGAACCTTTAACATTAAGGGACTGGAAAAAAGCTGAAATTTATGAAAAATCACTGAATGAAGGGGCACCATTTTTTGTGTTACATGATGGACCTCCATATGCAAATGGAGATATTCACATTGGGCATGCATTAAATAAAATATTGAAGGATATTATCTTAAAATATAAAAGATTAAGAGGTTATAATGCACCATATATTCCAGGATGGGATACACATGGTCTTCCTATCGAGTGGAAAATAATGGAAGAACTTGGAGAAAAAGCAAAAAATATGACTCCATTGCAAATTAGACAAGAATGTAAAAAGTATGCACTAAAATGGGTGGAAAAACAAAAAGAAGGATTTAAAAGACTTGGAATTTTAGGAAACTGGGATAATCCTTATATCACTTTAAGACCTGAATATGAAGCAGAACAACTAAAAGTATTTAAAGAAATTTATGAAAATGGATATATTTATAAAGGGCTAAAACCAGTATACTGGTCACCAACTACTGAAACTGCACTTGCAGAAGCAGAAATTGAGTATAAAGATGTAACTTCTCATTCAATTTATGTGAAATTTGAAGGGGAAAAAGATTTGGCTGATAAATTAGGTGTGGATGAAGCAAGTATTTTAATTTGGACAACAACACCTTGGACATTACCAGCAAATTTGGGAGTATTTTTACACCCTGAATTTGATTACGGATTGTACAAAACTGAAAAAGGAAATTTGATTGTTGCAAAAGAATTAGCTGAAGATGTATTCAAAACATTGGACTTGTCGTATGAATTATTAAAAGAATTTAAAGGGACAGAATTGGAGTACACTCATTACAAGCATCCGTTCTTAGATAGAAAAGGATTAGTAATGAATGCTGATTATGTAACAGTAGATGCAGGTACAGGAGCAGTTCATACAGCGCCTGGGCACGGGGCAGATGACTATAATTATTCACTAAAATATAACATTGGAATTTTGTCGCCGGTAGATGATAAAGGGCAGATGACTAAAGAAGCTGGAAAATATGAAGGAATGTTTTATGCAAAAGCAAGTAAAGCGATTGTTGAAGACTTGACTGAAAGCGGACATATGTTGTACCACACAACTTTCGTTCACTCGTATCCACATGATTGGAGAAGTAAGAAGCCAGTTATTTTCAGAGCGACTGAACAATGGTTCATTAGCATTGACGAAAGTGATATTAGGGAAAATGCAATAAAGGCATTGGAAAATGTTGAATTTGTGCCATCTTGGGGTAAAAATAGAATTGGTTCAATGTTAGAAACTCGTCCAGACTGGACTATTTCAAGACAAAGAGTATGGGGAGTGCCAATACCATTATTTTATAACAGAGCGACTGATGAAGTTATTTATGAGCCAGAAATTATGGATAGAATAATTGAATTGGTTAAAAAAGAAGGAACTGATATTTGGTGGAAATACGAAGCCAAAGAAATTATCGGGGATGAACTTTTGGAAAAATATAACTTGAAAGATGTGGATATTAGAAAAGAAAGAAGTATAATGGATGTCTGGTTTGATTCTGGAGTTTCGCATAGAAGTGTGCTAGTGCCAAGAAACTTGCCAAGACCAGCAGATTTATATCTTGAAGGAAGTGACCAGCACAGAGGTTGGTTCCAGTCTTCATTATTGACATCAATCGCAAGTACAAAAGATGCACCTTACAAGAGAATCCTAACTCATGGATTCACAATGGATGGACAAGGAAGAAAAATGTCTAAATCACTTGGAAACACAATACTTCCAAAAGATATTACAGAAAAATATGGAGCAGATATTTTAAGATTGTGGGTATCTTCAGTAGATTATAGAGAAGATGTAAGAATTTCGGAAAATATTTTACAGCAAATGTCTGACGCATATAGAAGAATCAGAAATACAGCTAGATTTTTAATGGGTAACTTAAATGATTTTGATTATGCAAATGATAAAGTTGACTACAAGGATATGTTTGAAATTGACAAGTGGGCAATGCACAAACTGGAAGAATTGAAGGCTAAAACAACAGAATTTTACGATAAATACGAATTTTACAGTCTATTCCAGGAAATTACATATTTCTGCTCAATGGAAATGTCTTCATTCTATCTAGACATAGTAAAAGACAGACTTTACTGCGAAGGGACAACTTCAATTGAAAGAAGAAGCACACAGACTGTATTGACAGAAGTTCTGAAAGTGCTAGTAAGAATAATTGCCCCAGTATTGTCGTTTACGGCTGATGAAATCTGGGAAAGAATTCCAGAAACGCTAAAAGAAGAAGAAAGTGTGCATTTATCAAAATGGATTGAAGCAAGACCTGAATACTTAAATAAAGAATTAGCACAAAAATGGGATAAAATCGCACGTCTAAGAAGAGAAGTAAACAAAAAGTTGGAAGCAGAAAGACAAAATGGATTAATAGGGCATTCTCTTGATGCGAGAGTTCTTTTAAATATTGCTAATGATGAATATTCATTTATAAAAGATTACACAGAAAATGAAGTTTCTGACTTGTTTATCGTATCACAAGTTAAATTTGTAAGTGATAATTTAGCAGAAAGCGAAATCGAAGGAATTAACATCGCTGTGGAAAAAGCGTCTGGAGAAAAATGTGAAAGATGCTGGAAATACGATGAGGAAGTTGGACACAATCACAATCATCCAGATGTATGTCCAAGATGTGCAAGCGTTCTGGAAAAAATGTAA
- the lspA gene encoding signal peptidase II — MCVNKKCEEKKMPYIIIILVLAALDQITKQSMFNVSGGVQGFSIPIIDKFFHLTYVENHGGVFGLLQGKINLFTIASAVLIIYVIAVEYKNFKNYSKWTKIGVAVIAAGATGNMIDRILRGYVIDMIDFRGIWAFVFNVADMYVHIGIYIIIIDYLVKKYLKKNR; from the coding sequence ATATGTGTTAATAAAAAATGTGAGGAGAAAAAAATGCCTTATATAATTATTATTTTGGTTTTAGCTGCATTAGATCAGATTACAAAGCAGTCGATGTTCAATGTATCAGGTGGAGTGCAAGGTTTTTCTATACCAATAATAGATAAATTCTTTCACTTGACTTATGTTGAAAATCATGGCGGAGTTTTTGGTCTATTGCAAGGAAAAATCAATTTATTTACAATAGCAAGTGCAGTTCTAATTATATATGTAATCGCTGTAGAGTACAAAAACTTTAAGAATTACAGCAAATGGACAAAAATAGGAGTAGCAGTAATTGCCGCTGGAGCTACGGGAAATATGATTGACAGAATTCTTCGTGGATATGTAATTGACATGATAGATTTTCGAGGAATCTGGGCTTTCGTATTCAATGTAGCAGATATGTATGTACATATTGGTATTTATATTATTATAATTGATTATTTAGTGAAAAAATATTTGAAAAAAAATAGGTGA